The following are encoded together in the Flavihumibacter fluvii genome:
- a CDS encoding prolyl oligopeptidase family serine peptidase, whose product MKQLIPFLLLFQLAFNSSTGQMIHYPETPKKPVIDSIFGKVIADDYRWIEDINHQQVKDWLKKQATLTDDIIDNIPGRNKLIEEFRKTEQLASSEISLFIIREAGRYFYKMTRAGENIPSLYYRQGKTGKEILLFNPGSDSVSFNFLPSKDGKKVALSLTSKGNFDITTTRVLDVDTRKFYPDSIYPVGSIQAWSPDSKGFVYAELQTSDKHSNNLWKDVILRYHRLNSDARNDKAIFSRIHNPELDLKPSDFLNVYYSPDNNYLIAVAYPGAQAQNRYFYSPAGNLEKEHVRWRVLTTIEDQVSEAIIYKDKAYLVTRKNAPNFKVLEMPLDTPDLAHTTTLVPETDIPIGWIRVSKDYLFIQKTQGIVTKWTQYNFSTGKSEEVKFPHPGSVWIYCLDASTNECLVNLLSYTKPLTRYDYNPKSQQVSLSAFNVTCKYPGVNDLVTEQVDVKSYDGTMVPLSLIYNKYIKKDGSHIAFMTGYGAYGNVSIQYFDPLSLSLLNRGVVIAITHPRGGGEKGFAWHMGGYKSTKPNTWKDFIACGEYLITHRYTSPRHLIGEGTSAGGILIGRAITERPDLFAAAINNVPVSNPLRGENRPNGEIDAKEFGTVKDSTEAMGLIEMDPFLHVTPGVNYPAVIAIAGINDTRVPVWQPAKFVAALQNASTSNKPVLLQLNYDSGHGAEEKKVRYRILANMYAFALWQAGHNDFKVVQTK is encoded by the coding sequence ATGAAGCAGCTTATTCCTTTTCTTCTTTTGTTTCAGCTTGCGTTCAATAGTTCAACTGGACAAATGATTCACTACCCTGAAACACCCAAAAAACCAGTCATTGATTCCATATTTGGAAAAGTGATAGCAGATGATTATCGCTGGATTGAGGATATAAACCACCAGCAAGTGAAGGATTGGCTTAAAAAACAAGCTACCCTTACGGACGACATTATTGATAACATTCCCGGCAGAAATAAATTAATAGAAGAATTCAGAAAGACAGAACAATTAGCTTCCTCGGAAATATCTCTCTTTATTATTCGTGAAGCAGGCCGTTATTTTTATAAGATGACGAGAGCAGGTGAAAATATTCCTTCTTTATATTACCGGCAAGGGAAAACAGGAAAGGAAATACTACTGTTCAACCCGGGTTCCGATTCTGTTTCGTTTAATTTTTTGCCCAGCAAGGATGGAAAAAAGGTAGCATTGTCACTTACATCTAAAGGAAATTTTGACATCACAACTACCCGGGTGTTGGATGTTGATACCCGAAAATTCTACCCAGATAGTATTTATCCTGTTGGCTCTATCCAGGCCTGGTCGCCTGACAGCAAAGGATTTGTTTATGCTGAATTGCAGACCAGCGATAAGCATTCCAATAATTTATGGAAAGATGTCATTCTAAGGTATCATCGGTTAAATTCAGACGCAAGAAACGATAAAGCTATCTTTTCACGTATTCATAACCCGGAACTAGATTTAAAACCTTCAGACTTTTTAAATGTTTATTACTCCCCTGACAATAATTATTTAATTGCGGTGGCGTATCCGGGTGCACAAGCGCAGAACAGGTATTTTTATTCACCTGCTGGTAACCTTGAGAAAGAGCATGTACGTTGGCGTGTATTAACAACCATTGAAGACCAGGTGAGTGAAGCGATAATATATAAAGATAAGGCCTACCTGGTAACCCGTAAGAATGCGCCCAACTTTAAAGTATTGGAAATGCCGCTTGACACGCCAGATCTTGCACATACAACTACACTTGTACCCGAAACCGACATCCCAATAGGCTGGATAAGAGTAAGCAAAGATTATTTGTTTATACAAAAAACACAGGGGATTGTAACAAAGTGGACTCAGTATAATTTTTCGACCGGTAAATCAGAGGAAGTTAAATTTCCTCATCCGGGTTCTGTATGGATTTACTGCCTGGATGCAAGTACCAATGAATGCCTGGTGAATCTTCTTTCCTATACGAAACCTCTCACTAGATATGATTATAACCCCAAGTCTCAACAAGTTTCTTTAAGCGCCTTTAATGTCACTTGTAAGTATCCCGGAGTAAATGATTTAGTGACGGAGCAAGTAGATGTAAAAAGCTATGATGGCACGATGGTTCCTTTATCGCTTATTTACAACAAGTATATTAAGAAAGACGGAAGTCATATTGCTTTTATGACGGGGTATGGAGCATATGGAAATGTCAGCATTCAATACTTCGATCCCCTTTCCCTTTCCTTGTTAAACAGGGGAGTTGTCATAGCGATAACACATCCACGTGGAGGTGGTGAAAAAGGGTTTGCCTGGCATATGGGAGGATATAAATCTACCAAGCCCAATACCTGGAAAGATTTCATAGCATGCGGTGAGTATCTTATTACGCATCGATACACTTCACCCAGGCACCTTATAGGTGAAGGCACCAGCGCAGGGGGAATATTAATTGGCCGGGCTATTACCGAACGGCCTGATTTGTTTGCAGCCGCCATCAACAATGTTCCTGTAAGCAACCCGCTGCGGGGAGAAAACAGGCCTAATGGTGAAATTGATGCAAAAGAATTCGGAACCGTAAAGGATTCAACTGAAGCAATGGGATTGATTGAAATGGATCCTTTCCTGCATGTTACGCCTGGCGTAAATTATCCGGCAGTAATTGCAATAGCAGGTATAAATGACACAAGAGTTCCCGTTTGGCAACCTGCAAAATTTGTGGCAGCACTGCAAAATGCCAGCACATCCAACAAACCTGTGTTGTTGCAGCTTAATTATGACAGTGGACATGGCGCCGAGGAAAAAAAGGTACGGTATCGCATTTTAGCCAACATGTATGCATTTGCCCTATGGCAGGCAGGACATAATGACTTTAAAGTTGTGCAAACGAAATAA
- a CDS encoding ester cyclase: MINIKRCILPFLSLIIMSLSCTSDSQKVDVDKNIDVIRKYHEIWSNGKVEELDKIIASNFKSHFIGGFEYLGIEGAKNSVLETQKAFPDWKEEIVDIIAQGDKVVTRYHSTGTQLGNWDGIDSTGNKVDNLLITQSDLMYSLPDF; the protein is encoded by the coding sequence ATGATAAACATTAAAAGATGTATACTGCCATTTCTAAGCTTAATTATTATGTCGTTGAGCTGCACATCAGATTCACAGAAAGTAGATGTCGACAAGAATATTGATGTAATCAGAAAATATCATGAAATCTGGTCAAACGGAAAAGTAGAGGAGCTAGACAAAATTATAGCTTCAAATTTCAAAAGTCATTTTATAGGGGGATTTGAGTACCTGGGAATAGAGGGAGCAAAGAATTCTGTTCTTGAAACGCAGAAAGCATTTCCAGATTGGAAGGAAGAAATTGTTGATATAATCGCACAAGGCGATAAAGTTGTTACAAGATACCATTCGACTGGCACTCAACTTGGCAACTGGGACGGAATTGATTCAACAGGAAATAAAGTGGACAACCTATTAATCACACAATCTGATTTGATGTACTCTTTACCTGATTTTTAA
- a CDS encoding CPBP family intramembrane glutamic endopeptidase yields METTIQNNIRTRYIFKSILFCVVFTGLFVVFSIAKNFVPNNFERLAHGIIGTLAAFLTTVLFLKFDRKQFCDIGLTFEQKAIVKFFTGVLVGIGIMGLLATSLIYFTNVGIVTNPGSNFLNFLLMTLPLIPLAFMEELGFRAYPLEILKDKVGIWLSIIITSILFALYHIANGWTIVSSFSGPAVWGLVFGLAAIHSKGIAMPTGIHYAANLTTSAFGAANNTVSIWVIKQTNPSTKKYGGIDWVTILPALALLVFATICIELYIRQRTAANSSLSKAGLTEKQSAIVR; encoded by the coding sequence ATGGAAACCACTATTCAGAACAACATCAGGACGAGATATATTTTCAAGTCAATTCTATTTTGTGTTGTTTTCACTGGGCTATTCGTCGTTTTTTCAATTGCAAAAAACTTCGTTCCAAATAATTTTGAAAGACTTGCTCACGGAATCATTGGTACACTTGCCGCTTTTTTAACGACAGTTCTGTTTTTAAAGTTTGACAGAAAGCAGTTTTGCGATATCGGATTAACCTTTGAGCAAAAGGCCATAGTAAAGTTCTTTACAGGAGTTTTAGTAGGTATTGGAATAATGGGACTCTTAGCAACGAGTCTTATCTACTTTACTAATGTTGGAATTGTAACTAATCCGGGAAGTAATTTTTTGAATTTTCTGCTGATGACATTGCCGTTAATTCCGCTAGCGTTTATGGAAGAATTAGGTTTTAGAGCCTATCCTCTTGAAATACTAAAAGATAAAGTAGGAATATGGCTATCAATCATCATTACATCCATACTTTTTGCATTGTATCATATTGCCAATGGCTGGACAATTGTAAGTTCATTTAGTGGACCCGCTGTTTGGGGATTAGTATTTGGGTTGGCTGCAATTCATTCTAAGGGAATTGCCATGCCAACAGGAATTCATTATGCTGCCAATTTGACTACTTCCGCATTTGGAGCAGCAAATAATACCGTTAGTATATGGGTAATAAAGCAAACCAACCCCTCGACAAAAAAATATGGAGGAATTGATTGGGTGACGATACTTCCCGCCCTGGCTCTTTTAGTTTTCGCAACAATTTGTATAGAGTTATACATAAGACAAAGAACTGCCGCTAACAGTTCATTATCAAAAGCAGGGCTGACGGAAAAGCAATCGGCAATTGTTCGCTAA
- a CDS encoding helix-turn-helix domain-containing protein, producing the protein MKPLILFGSSIMIIAILISAVAFINKKNEIPEKHVEVVLRDIGHQLLLSAKDSTSRVLPVKKLNENSYQVSFQNDVGFISDTLINIVQRTFQKNALANNYIVNLRNCEQKETVLAFEINGKTGDLTPCRGRTLELGCYVIEIDLLKENKFNSLWLLLLIIPLSFAGFYVKDKFQKKEARESIVDATDYIQVGNFQFYTANNVLKSEHNTITLSEKETKALEIFVQNINQVVEREKLMKEIWEDEGTFVISRNVDVLVSKLRKKLIDDNSIKFINVPGRGYKYIIEQGPIKNQVKSTSNQIV; encoded by the coding sequence ATGAAGCCATTAATCCTGTTCGGATCTTCAATAATGATAATTGCTATTTTGATTTCTGCTGTTGCATTTATCAATAAAAAGAATGAAATCCCTGAGAAGCATGTAGAGGTTGTATTACGGGATATAGGACATCAGCTTTTGCTTTCAGCTAAAGATTCTACATCCCGGGTGCTGCCTGTTAAGAAATTAAATGAAAATTCCTACCAGGTCTCCTTTCAAAATGACGTTGGTTTTATTTCCGATACACTCATCAATATAGTTCAACGAACATTCCAGAAAAATGCGCTGGCAAACAATTATATAGTGAATTTGAGGAATTGTGAACAAAAGGAAACAGTCCTGGCATTTGAAATAAATGGCAAAACAGGCGATTTAACGCCCTGCAGGGGTCGTACGCTGGAGCTTGGTTGTTATGTTATTGAAATTGATCTTTTGAAGGAAAATAAGTTTAATTCCCTTTGGTTGTTGCTGTTGATTATTCCTTTGAGTTTTGCTGGCTTTTATGTGAAAGATAAGTTTCAGAAAAAAGAAGCCCGGGAATCAATCGTCGATGCAACTGATTATATACAAGTAGGAAACTTTCAATTTTATACAGCTAATAATGTGCTTAAAAGTGAGCATAATACGATTACGCTTTCGGAAAAAGAAACAAAAGCATTAGAAATATTTGTCCAAAATATAAACCAGGTCGTGGAAAGGGAAAAACTGATGAAAGAGATTTGGGAAGATGAAGGCACCTTTGTGATCAGCAGAAATGTTGATGTACTGGTGTCTAAATTACGTAAGAAATTAATTGACGATAACTCCATTAAATTTATTAACGTGCCTGGCAGGGGTTATAAATATATCATTGAGCAGGGGCCAATTAAAAATCAGGTAAAGAGTACATCAAATCAGATTGTGTGA
- a CDS encoding class I SAM-dependent methyltransferase — MLAGIASATLLNNKNVETMTEFWEQAFQDKQEMWGLEPAKATILTKDFFAEHKIKNVLIPGIGYGRNAQIFIDNGMSVTGIEISQTAIDLAQKNFGNDLKIHHGSVTDMPFDDKLFDGIFCYGLIYLLDKYERRKLIQDCFNQLTENGYMVFTAITKDAQTYGQGIQISKDRFEMFGGVKIFFYDKQSVEKEFGDTGLFEITEVTENYPFYLIKCRKAK, encoded by the coding sequence ATGTTAGCGGGCATTGCAAGTGCGACATTACTCAATAATAAAAACGTAGAGACAATGACGGAATTTTGGGAACAAGCCTTTCAGGATAAGCAAGAAATGTGGGGTTTAGAACCTGCAAAAGCTACTATTTTGACTAAGGACTTTTTTGCCGAGCATAAAATAAAAAATGTGTTAATACCAGGCATAGGTTACGGACGAAATGCACAAATATTTATTGACAACGGAATGTCCGTAACCGGAATTGAAATTTCGCAGACAGCCATAGATTTGGCTCAAAAGAATTTTGGAAACGACTTGAAAATTCACCACGGTTCAGTAACAGATATGCCTTTTGATGACAAATTATTTGACGGAATATTTTGCTACGGATTAATTTACTTGTTAGACAAATACGAAAGAAGAAAACTTATCCAAGACTGTTTTAACCAATTGACCGAAAATGGATATATGGTTTTTACAGCAATAACTAAGGATGCTCAAACATATGGACAAGGAATACAAATAAGCAAAGACCGATTTGAAATGTTTGGTGGAGTTAAAATTTTCTTTTATGACAAGCAAAGTGTAGAAAAAGAATTTGGCGACACAGGACTTTTTGAAATAACCGAAGTGACTGAAAATTACCCATTTTACTTAATAAAATGTAGGAAAGCAAAATAA
- a CDS encoding WD40/YVTN/BNR-like repeat-containing protein, giving the protein MNIYILVFWLLFTVFSSSLLPGSHPEPKTEKAGNAKMVFKSTDGGQTWQDISKGLPENLREDSIRGNSFFANDKGLFLKVGNELYHSTPNATVPFWTKEIVPDKDISNTSAKSGIVAYNYWGANLKKTNGMSVWTPIFEIFQRPGIRSVLETAKGSIFIGTDRGFFRSIDNGKTWKHVHIGSLVGHLAESDGVLLAISMRRIIRSTDNGENWAVVISDSSVAWDVKPIKGGFVAITSSSESGTRSLRTSYDAGKTWQPIDVGAKVFIDSIWRTWDDRPRVQAYATSITQVGENFFCTHPDGIFRSSDKGKTWKLLLPSVKNMVFNLFVSGNAIYVIYAIPSKGGC; this is encoded by the coding sequence ATGAATATTTACATCCTTGTTTTTTGGCTCCTTTTCACGGTTTTCTCATCTTCTCTTCTCCCGGGTAGCCATCCAGAGCCAAAAACAGAGAAGGCTGGAAATGCAAAGATGGTTTTTAAATCTACCGATGGCGGACAAACCTGGCAGGACATCAGCAAAGGGCTGCCCGAAAATTTGCGGGAAGACAGTATCCGGGGAAATAGTTTCTTTGCAAATGATAAAGGGCTGTTTTTAAAGGTTGGAAATGAACTTTATCACAGTACACCAAATGCCACAGTTCCTTTTTGGACCAAAGAAATTGTCCCCGACAAAGATATCAGCAATACCTCCGCTAAGTCCGGGATAGTTGCCTACAATTACTGGGGAGCAAATTTGAAAAAAACAAATGGTATGAGTGTATGGACGCCGATATTCGAAATATTTCAGCGGCCAGGAATACGCAGCGTTTTAGAGACTGCCAAAGGTTCAATTTTCATCGGCACCGACAGAGGCTTTTTTAGATCCATTGACAATGGAAAAACCTGGAAACATGTCCATATCGGAAGCCTCGTAGGGCATTTGGCAGAGTCGGATGGCGTACTGCTGGCGATCAGTATGAGAAGGATAATAAGATCGACCGATAATGGCGAAAACTGGGCGGTGGTGATCAGTGATAGCAGTGTGGCCTGGGATGTAAAACCGATCAAAGGTGGATTCGTTGCTATCACTTCCAGTTCAGAGTCGGGTACCAGGAGTTTAAGGACATCCTACGACGCCGGTAAAACCTGGCAGCCCATTGATGTTGGCGCGAAAGTTTTTATTGATTCAATATGGCGGACCTGGGATGATCGCCCTCGTGTGCAAGCCTACGCGACTTCCATTACCCAGGTTGGTGAAAACTTCTTTTGTACCCATCCTGACGGCATTTTCAGATCATCAGACAAGGGCAAAACATGGAAATTATTACTTCCTTCTGTAAAAAATATGGTCTTCAATTTATTTGTTTCAGGCAATGCTATCTATGTTATCTATGCCATACCCAGCAAGGGTGGATGTTGA
- a CDS encoding WD40/YVTN/BNR-like repeat-containing protein, whose amino-acid sequence MNITYSLAGLLLFQFLSCSQASEVSQASPLPDSLQNPKRDKTGTAKIVFRSADSGQTWQDISDGLPEPAKDDYSGGRNDFFADENGLYLTTGNGIYHTKPISTPPFWTKEIFPDEHSSIAPGKAGIFAYNYGGGGIFQKTNGTGVWSPVFTNFQEKRVLSVFETAGGTIFIRSDRGLFTSNNSGKSWKQLHAGGWGKMVESNGVLLATSQGGILRSTDNGENWALVISEGGVGIDVECIEGGFAAITYSTVSKTRRIRTSYDGGKTWQAIDAGLQAHGFIDPILPPVNTNLPAQGFSDSTWHPKETTILPVPTYITTIIQVGENFFCGHTDGIYRSSDKGKTWKLLLPSVKGKMFKLFVSGNVIYGIQMESHC is encoded by the coding sequence ATGAATATCACCTACAGCCTTGCTGGTTTGCTACTTTTTCAGTTCCTTTCCTGTAGCCAGGCATCAGAAGTTTCACAGGCATCTCCGCTGCCGGATAGTCTGCAAAATCCAAAAAGAGATAAGACTGGAACTGCAAAAATCGTTTTTAGATCTGCTGATAGCGGACAAACATGGCAGGACATTAGCGACGGGTTGCCCGAACCTGCGAAGGATGACTATAGCGGTGGCAGAAATGATTTTTTTGCAGATGAAAATGGGCTCTATTTAACTACCGGCAATGGGATATATCACACTAAACCAATTTCCACACCACCATTTTGGACCAAAGAAATTTTTCCCGACGAACATAGCAGTATTGCACCTGGTAAGGCCGGGATCTTTGCATACAATTACGGGGGTGGAGGAATTTTCCAAAAAACAAACGGAACGGGTGTATGGTCTCCGGTATTCACAAATTTCCAGGAGAAACGGGTACTCAGCGTTTTTGAGACTGCCGGAGGCACAATTTTCATCCGCTCCGACAGAGGCCTTTTTACATCCAATAACAGTGGAAAATCCTGGAAACAACTGCATGCCGGAGGCTGGGGGAAAATGGTAGAATCAAATGGTGTACTCCTTGCGACCAGCCAGGGAGGGATATTAAGATCGACCGATAATGGTGAAAACTGGGCGTTGGTGATCAGTGAGGGAGGGGTGGGCATTGATGTAGAATGCATCGAAGGTGGATTTGCTGCTATTACTTACAGCACCGTTTCGAAGACCCGGAGAATACGAACATCCTACGACGGCGGCAAAACCTGGCAGGCTATTGATGCCGGCCTCCAGGCGCATGGTTTTATAGACCCAATCTTGCCGCCGGTTAATACTAACCTTCCGGCGCAAGGCTTTTCCGATTCAACCTGGCATCCTAAGGAAACTACGATCCTTCCGGTACCAACGTACATTACTACCATAATCCAGGTGGGTGAAAATTTCTTTTGTGGTCATACTGACGGCATTTACAGGTCATCAGACAAGGGAAAAACATGGAAACTGTTGCTTCCTTCAGTAAAAGGGAAGATGTTCAAGTTATTTGTTTCCGGCAACGTGATTTATGGCATACAGATGGAGTCACATTGTTAA
- a CDS encoding T9SS type A sorting domain-containing protein — MKHCSTWMLLLAFSLSIQVAVAQLSGTRSIPGDYPNIGAALADIQASGLSGHLILELRPNYWFQDEPSLPLVIPENFPTSANATVTLRPSIGASGIYVGTGVINGFTVPPTGNVPIFDIYGSYFNIDGRAGGAGTLRELIIWSSGAEGSAIQFSNNASNNKVSYCHLTGTNNYANPFGPANRKGVVTFNPEGPFPVGVLGGTRNNTVEHNLIEGAIYGGGINGPTITSPFYSIYAKGNADAPNINNTIIDNDIINFTYSAIEIATDGPGASWIIKNNSFYSTLTEYTYPQYAINILHGTYPNGTNIIEGNFIGGNAPLAAGKWRGGPFFGIVCNSFAGGDSLSVRNNMIKNIEKINPIPYPDPNPFNNDVFAAISITNAGAPNKVDCSNNFIGGPDGEYGISVTANATGGDAAFYGILLNDCNGGTITQNTIQNIRLASVESSTFSGIKALVFSNAIIAQNTIQQLDVQSGGDVRIYNISITDEDPSLEPCSDPSLAAPILNNNTITAVTGTSSGGAVDFAGITINGRLASNKGNIIGSETVANSINLSGVNAVANGVLVNGFAENVAVSNDIIANIKATGINSSAVNGVQFNGAGTVTISGNNIYNLNAATVKGILIKPTSGNTAATITGNSVKGVNASFGTGVEANIPATSITNLVATDNTVNTWQAGFLVTAASGSTLTQTVQGNSVTGNQTGYINQSSSPQNATCNWWGSASGPSGEGPGTGDPVGPNVIFSPWATTPAFVAVNAGADQTIYIGYGPTSKTIAPAYTVCGSPTYLWSTGATTPTITVSPTITTTYIVTLKDANGHTAADTVIIIVKDIRCGNNKVTVCHKESATKKKTLCINTSDVAMHLAHGDALGECTTAESKFAYSDNGTVSSNEVKLYLYPNPASNQLTLQWAANQNGLALIKITDMTGRQLLQQTFDGTRGNNQKTLPLKGMVPGSYILIMQADGKTHTVKFVVGY; from the coding sequence ATGAAGCATTGTTCTACATGGATGTTACTTCTTGCCTTTTCCTTGTCAATACAGGTTGCTGTGGCACAATTAAGCGGTACCAGGTCCATCCCCGGCGATTATCCTAACATTGGTGCTGCTTTGGCAGATATTCAGGCATCCGGCCTATCCGGCCACCTTATACTGGAATTGCGGCCCAACTACTGGTTTCAGGATGAACCCAGTTTGCCATTGGTGATCCCGGAGAACTTTCCTACATCGGCCAATGCCACGGTTACGCTACGGCCATCTATTGGCGCCAGCGGCATCTATGTGGGCACGGGTGTGATCAACGGTTTTACGGTGCCCCCTACCGGCAACGTGCCCATCTTTGATATTTATGGTTCATATTTTAATATTGATGGAAGGGCTGGCGGCGCAGGTACGCTCAGGGAATTGATCATCTGGAGCTCTGGCGCAGAAGGTTCGGCCATACAGTTCAGCAATAATGCTTCCAACAATAAAGTATCTTACTGCCACCTTACCGGCACCAACAATTACGCAAATCCCTTTGGTCCGGCTAACAGGAAAGGCGTGGTTACCTTTAACCCGGAAGGTCCTTTCCCCGTGGGTGTTTTGGGCGGTACCAGGAATAATACGGTTGAGCACAATTTGATTGAAGGCGCTATTTATGGAGGAGGAATAAATGGCCCCACCATCACTTCGCCATTTTACAGCATCTATGCAAAAGGCAATGCTGACGCACCCAATATCAACAATACAATTATAGACAATGATATCATCAATTTTACCTACTCGGCCATTGAAATAGCAACTGATGGACCTGGCGCTAGCTGGATAATAAAAAACAACAGTTTTTATTCAACGCTTACAGAATACACTTACCCACAGTATGCCATTAATATTCTGCATGGCACCTACCCCAATGGTACTAATATTATTGAAGGCAATTTTATTGGCGGCAATGCACCACTCGCTGCAGGTAAATGGCGGGGCGGCCCATTCTTTGGTATTGTATGTAATTCATTTGCCGGCGGCGATTCTCTTTCTGTAAGGAACAACATGATAAAAAATATTGAAAAGATTAACCCCATACCTTATCCTGATCCCAACCCATTTAATAACGATGTATTTGCCGCCATCTCCATTACCAACGCAGGTGCACCTAACAAAGTTGACTGCTCCAATAATTTCATTGGCGGACCTGATGGCGAATATGGCATCAGCGTTACTGCCAATGCCACTGGTGGCGATGCTGCTTTTTATGGTATCTTATTAAACGATTGTAACGGTGGAACCATCACACAAAACACGATTCAAAACATAAGGCTTGCCTCTGTGGAGAGTTCAACTTTTTCAGGCATTAAAGCATTGGTATTTAGTAATGCCATTATTGCTCAAAATACTATTCAGCAATTGGATGTACAAAGTGGAGGTGATGTAAGAATATACAATATCTCCATTACTGATGAAGACCCTTCCCTGGAACCATGCAGCGATCCTTCGCTTGCAGCGCCGATCCTAAACAACAATACGATTACCGCTGTTACCGGAACTTCCTCCGGTGGCGCCGTTGACTTTGCAGGCATTACAATCAACGGGAGGCTGGCTTCCAATAAAGGCAATATTATTGGCTCGGAAACTGTAGCCAACAGCATTAACCTGAGCGGCGTAAATGCAGTTGCGAATGGTGTGCTGGTAAATGGCTTCGCTGAAAATGTAGCTGTTTCAAATGATATTATTGCCAACATCAAGGCAACTGGCATCAATAGCAGTGCGGTGAATGGCGTTCAGTTTAATGGCGCAGGAACGGTTACCATTTCAGGCAACAATATTTATAACCTAAATGCTGCAACCGTTAAAGGCATATTGATTAAACCAACCAGTGGCAATACTGCTGCAACTATTACAGGCAATTCCGTAAAGGGGGTGAATGCCAGTTTTGGCACCGGCGTGGAAGCGAATATTCCAGCCACATCCATCACGAACCTGGTGGCCACTGATAACACAGTGAACACCTGGCAAGCAGGTTTTCTTGTAACTGCTGCAAGCGGCAGCACCCTTACACAAACTGTGCAGGGCAACTCGGTTACGGGCAACCAAACAGGCTATATTAACCAATCGTCTTCTCCGCAAAATGCCACCTGCAACTGGTGGGGAAGTGCCAGCGGCCCCAGTGGTGAAGGGCCAGGCACCGGCGATCCTGTTGGGCCAAATGTAATCTTTAGTCCATGGGCTACTACGCCAGCTTTTGTGGCTGTTAATGCAGGTGCAGATCAAACCATTTATATTGGGTATGGACCAACCAGTAAAACCATTGCGCCAGCCTATACAGTTTGCGGATCACCAACTTATTTATGGTCAACCGGTGCTACCACACCAACAATTACTGTTAGCCCAACAATTACCACTACGTATATTGTTACACTTAAAGATGCCAATGGCCATACTGCAGCAGATACTGTCATCATTATTGTGAAAGACATTCGCTGCGGTAATAATAAAGTAACCGTTTGCCACAAAGAAAGCGCCACCAAAAAGAAAACACTCTGCATTAATACAAGCGATGTGGCTATGCATCTTGCACACGGAGATGCACTTGGTGAATGTACTACGGCCGAAAGCAAATTCGCTTATAGTGACAATGGAACAGTCAGCAGCAATGAAGTAAAATTGTACCTGTATCCCAACCCTGCATCCAATCAATTAACGCTGCAATGGGCTGCCAATCAAAACGGCCTTGCATTGATAAAAATTACGGACATGACAGGCAGGCAATTGCTACAGCAGACCTTTGACGGAACCAGAGGTAACAATCAAAAAACTTTGCCATTAAAAGGGATGGTACCCGGTAGTTATATTTTAATAATGCAGGCTGATGGAAAAACGCATACGGTAAAGTTTGTAGTGGGTTATTAA